Below is a genomic region from Oceanidesulfovibrio indonesiensis.
CGCGTAACCGCTGCGCTCTTTCTTCTGCTTCATCAGAAAGCGCATCACCATGGGCAGACCGACTTCCTTCGTGGAAGTCTTTGGTCCAGCGAACTTCACGAAACGCCGGTATACGTCCCTCTTTTCCTCATAGGTCTTTATTGACTGGCTTTCCTTGCAGAAGTTCAGATACATGGTCGACCACTCAAGCAGGTTAGGACAGGAGTCCATGGGGATCGCCTTCGACTTGTCCCTCAATTTCTCCCGCATTTGATTCTCCCACTCGATGGCGTCGCGTTTGCTCTGCCGGGATGCGTCGGGAAAGTGCTTCTCTTTCCGTTTTCCTTTGACCATGACCACCCCCTTCCAATGGGGCTGGCTCCTCTTGTCCAGCGTCGGCATAGATTTTCTCCTTGACGATATTTTCAAAGAACCTGAGCAGTCCTGGGGCAACTTCGATACCACCCCAACGATCCCGGTGGCGGCGAACAGTATTCGCGGAGACTCCGAGAATCGTCGCCAGCTCCATGGCGCTCAGTGGCTTTCCAAGTTTGCTCAGGTCCATGGATCGACACTAGCCAATGGCAAGATTTAGTCAATAATGCCAGTAAGTTGACGGTCATCACTTTGCTTCAACACTTCTCCAACATCACATCGAACACCATTCTGCTTCCCTTCATCATCAAAAAAGTTGAAATTTTTTTTGGGGACGCTCGACCAACCTCCAGAAAAGGAAAAGGGACCTCCGCAGAGGCCCCTTCCAAGAGCAGGATCAGCGCCCAGCCGATTAAATGTCGTTCATCAGCGCGTCCTCCACTTCCTCCTGGCGAAGTCCAATGTACCTTCTCGTTATGGAGGGGGACGAATGGTTCAATCTACGGCTCAAAACCTCCCAAGAGACCCCCTTCATCCTGTTTTGGTAGGTCCAAGTCTTGCGAAGGGTATGGGCTCCGTAATTGCCGCGCAGATTGATCTGCTTGGCCCAGGATTTTACGAGCCTGGTAACCCTGTAGGTCGTGATGGGGTAATTCTCCCCTTTCCTCGACTTGAAGATGTAGTGATGCTCTTCTGGGTTAATTGCATCGTAGTAGTCCTGGAACGCCTTTTTGATTTCTTTGTTGATCATCAGGATGTTGTCTTTTCCTGTCTTCTTCTCACGTAGAGATATTCGATCACCAATTTTACGTTCCATAAGCTGCCCAACCTTTAACGACAACAAATCCTGAACTCGCAATCCTGAATTGATGCCAAGTATGAACAGCAACCTGTCTCTTGGCTTATCCATCAAAAGCTTTTTGATGCTTTTAATGTCTTTGGCCTCAGTAATAGGATCTACCTTCATGACAACCTCCTGAATGTCCGTTATTAATTCCAGTAGGGTAACTACAGACGTTCAAAACGGCACGGAAATCAGCTCCGGAAAACATTTGCATGTAACCGGTTGCTATCCTTAACCGAATGACTTGAATCCCTTGAAATGTCCGATTCTACTTAGAAACGGACTTTCCAGGTATATGGATTTAATATCTCTGTGAGATACAGAAAAAAGACATGAAGGATCAGCAGAGCTGCCGTTAGGAAAAAAGAAACAAGAAGAAAGCTTCCAAAGAAGCTTTCTTCCCGGAAAACATTCTGTTCAAAGCTTCTTGCGTATTACAATCGCTATTGAGCTCAGAATGATTTCCTTTACAACAGGAGACTTTAAGATGGTTTTTAGAATTTGTATCTGAACTAATCCAGGTGCAACTCCTAATAACATTTAACCTCCAGTGTTTGAATTTTACAACTCATTGTTGTTATATATCTATCTGTAATAGCCTAAAAGAAAGCAAAGAAGTATTCTAAAAGTAATGAAGATACAAAGATAAAGACAAATGAAAGACCAAGACCAGCGCCTTCACCGTTTAAATATATAATTTTATTTCATTTTTTGTGAAGGTGGCGGCGATGAAGGCATTTTCAATAAAAAATTTTCAAAATGTTAGGTTCTTTTCTTTTTAAATATTCTGTATTTCTTCTTTTTCGTTTCTTATTATTATATAAATCTAAAATAAAAAGAAAAATAATAGTGTAATAATAGAACAATAATAAAGAAGCTCTCCTAAAATATAAAAATAAGAGTACCTAAATCACTCCGAAATAAAAAATTTTGCTTAAAAATGCCTTCACCGCCTTCACCAGAAAAAAATTTACAATAATTTTAAGTAAATAATGGGTGAAGACACCTTGGTAGTGCCTCCACCCGTGGGTCCACCTGAGCGTTCCCGTTTCTATTCGTGATGCATTGCTATTTATTTATGTTTATACAAACTTGGTGAAAGAGAGCAAAGTACCTTTGTTCGTCGACTTCTTCACCATGTTCCAACCGTTAATTTCTAAGAATTGAGTGTGCTTTGTAAGTTCTCTAGATAACGCTGAATCTGATCCAGGTAATTCTTTTGCGTTAATTCTATTCTTTTGTGCCCAACTCTGGAGTTCTTGATAAACCTGATTTGCAGTTTTGCTATAGGTTTGCAATCTGGAGTCCTTGTTTTCCTCTAAGAACTTCAAGATGTGCTGCGGGAAAGGATTGTTTCCGTGTGTCATCAGAATCAACGAGTTTTTCACATTATGCAAAGCGGCGACGAAGTTCGCCTCCGTAAATCCCTTTTCAGGACCAATTGCCTCTACCACTGCCAACCCATATCTCGCCCAATCCAGCAGACGGAAGTTGGGCTTGGTTTTCACATCCTTCACCATGATCAAAGCTTTTGCCAGAACGGTGAGGATTGCCCCAAAGATGACGGCGTAGTTCTGCTTCAATTCAGCCATCAGATCAGTCATGGATTCACGTTCTGAGGAAGTCAGACGAACCAATTCAATTGGGAGGGTTCGATCCAGAAGGTCTGGAGCGGTATATGGAAGTTCAATTGCAGTTATGATTATCGGCTTCATGTACTTGGTGACTACCAAACTTTTGTTTGCATAGTGTTTGCGCTTTGCTCTGGCTCCATCTGTAACAGCTTGACAAAGTAAATCTCGGCAACTTTGGTTTATGTTTGATAGATTATCAAAGAATGGTACAGCATAGTTTTCCAGAATGAGACTCATGTCATCGTCTTTACTCGCCACATACAATCCGCCATGTGAAAGAGGATCGATAAATTTCTGAAGAATCGTTGCCGCCGTCGTTTTCGAAGAGCCTGGTGAGCCATGGAATAAAAGGATTGGCCGATGAATCTTCGAAAGGAAGGCACAGACGAGCCAAACAAGGATTAAGATACGATCATGCAATTTCGGTATCTTCAGGAATGACAAGATGTCGTGAATGTCACCGCCAGCACAAGGAGTTGGCATGGGTTCCATTTCTTCTGTTCGATGGAATTTGTAGCCACCCTTGCGAACGACATCCCAATCTCCATCGCACACCTCGACCACCAAATCGTTGTCTTGGCAGAGGTCGATGACCACCTTGTCTCCATCCTGGAAGAAACGCTTGTGGACAGCACGGACATTGCCCCGAATCTTTGCCTGACTTTTAGCACGCTTTACGCTTCTGGTCAGAACGGAATCACTTGGCATATCCCCACATGCAGTAGAAATCTCATGTTCTAAGTAGTCCGAGAACATTTCACCTTCAACTGGAATGTCAATCTGATACTTTTTATAAGTGATGGTTGCGAACGGAGTTTTATATTGGTCTACAAAAAGATCTAGATTGTTCACAAGTTCGATTGCAAATTCTGTTGGCTTTTTAACTTTCTTTTTATTATCTACAGCAGTTTTGTTTTTAGCAGATTTTTTCAATTTATACGCATTATTTCTTTTCTCAAATTCATTCATTTGACGTTCAAACTCTGATTTAATATCAATTGTGTTTTCTATGCTGTTGGCGTTTGAAATGTTCTGAGTAAATACATTGGTATGGCATTCATCCTTAACTGTTATTCCATGCTCCTCTAACAAATCGTCGATGATTGTTTTTTCTGTTTTTTCTTTCATGTTAACTTCCCGTACAAAACATCACGAATATACTCACATTATTTCTATATATTTTTGTTTCATCTATAAAATAGCCAAAAACGTCCCATCTTCTCCCAAAAACTCCCAATAGTCCCAAAGTTAGCCTGGTCGAACCGACATTCAGCAACAGTTGCTTTCCTGCTTTCCGAAAGCTCGATCGACCACAAAAATACAGATATAAAGGGGGTATATTGAGGCATTCATTCTTGCCCGCCCTCATGGGGTCCATGGGGATGGCCTCCGGTGGAGGCGGTGGGGTTTCCCGTGCCCTGCCATCCGGGGTGGAGAGGTAGCTGAGCGGCTTCTCCCCCCGGCTTTTTACCAAAGAGAGGGGTGTTGATTGACCACCCCCGCTCTCCGCGCTCAGAGAGCTCAGAAAAACTCCGCTGAAGGGCACCTGGACTATCCCTTGAAGAAGAAAAAGCCGTAGCAGTGCACTACGGCTTTAGGGAACCACGAAAGCTATTCGCCTTCAGGTTCTTCTGTCGCCTCATCAGCGACATCTCCTCCAGTTGGTGTATCCACGATTCGAGTCATCACGATTCGTTCGTTGTCGATATCGATTTCGAACTGATCGCCATGCTTGTA
It encodes:
- a CDS encoding tyrosine-type recombinase/integrase, whose translation is MKVDPITEAKDIKSIKKLLMDKPRDRLLFILGINSGLRVQDLLSLKVGQLMERKIGDRISLREKKTGKDNILMINKEIKKAFQDYYDAINPEEHHYIFKSRKGENYPITTYRVTRLVKSWAKQINLRGNYGAHTLRKTWTYQNRMKGVSWEVLSRRLNHSSPSITRRYIGLRQEEVEDALMNDI